From the genome of Asterias amurensis chromosome 17, ASM3211899v1, one region includes:
- the LOC139949767 gene encoding methyltransferase N6AMT1-like, protein MNIGMSTPDYSHLSSKDFHDVYEPAEDTFLLLDALEKDVEHLHSSRPCICVEIGPGSGIVITFLAQLLKSMAFFLGVDTNPKAATSTRRTADQNGVHVEAVTSDLLSALQPRLEGSIDVLIFNPPYVVTPSEEVGSSSIASSWAGGKDGREVLDRLLPQVSKLLSPKGSFYLLVIKENKPDDIRRLLAKQNLTSQVLLERRAGPENLSVMKFYRDPTLCS, encoded by the exons ATGAACATTGGAATGAGTACTCCCGACTATTCTCATCTAAGCTCAAAAGACTTCCATGATGTTTACGAGCCAGCAGAAGACACTTTCCTACTCCTCGATGCACTGGAGAAGGATGTCGAGCATCTTCACAGTTCGAG GCCTTGCATTTGTGTTGAGATTGGGCCAGGCTCAGGCATTGTCATAACATTTCTGGCTCAGTTGTTAAAGAGCATGGCCTTCTTTTT AGGAGTGGATACAAACCCTAAAGCAGCCACCAGCACAAGACGCACAGCTGACCAGAATGGTGTTCATGTTGAGGCTGTGACCTCTGACCTTTTGAGTGCCCTCCAACCACGCCTTGAGGGCAGTATTGATGTCTTGATTTTCAATCCGCCGTATGTAGTCACACCATCTGAAGAG GTTGGAAGTTCAAGTATCGCCTCGTCCTGGGCAGGAGGCAAAGACGGAAGGGAAGTCCTGGATCGATTATTACCACAAGTATCAAAGCTGCTCTCGCCAAAGGGATCTTTCTACTTACTGGTCATCAAGGAGAATAAACCTG ATGATATTCGAAGATTACTGGCAAAGCAAAATCTCACATCTCAAGTTTTACTGGAGAGACGAGCTGGACCAGAGAATTTGTCGGTGATGAAATTTTATCGAGACCCGACATTGTGCAGTTGA
- the LOC139949884 gene encoding uncharacterized protein, with translation MNLQKVSQATRKVAQHLRCLLQADNIWTGVLCVLSFMTLLAVLSHASVPFIFIAALCGGGWATSRVTSHEFQVGKTRGILQLMPDLVDRCKEKRKEFTLPGVNENLKHYSVKEFTTRHGEKDGTIFRNTQCLHTLPVPAVPVSLKLTDTVDKELQHLLKNVMLDFISSWYDVYISDHNRGSELFLEHLLKTSMNLCNRLASIEKRTLVTKLLLEFRIHVYQFRKATSSLRKLPNKRNGKEFEHDSSSLVASYEMMSLLHPAIQGADMEADFLRSTMDILVNCAVPKSVTQCRASTVIIVEILTCNILLPLLDLLSDPDFLYRLILLIVSSSVSEGRPKAPAESNDGSKCSKLEKPNYQSEETNIPIRSSYHNGQSHHLETGVTALAADPTEQNFLFKQTPATACSNPDTTSKKRLPFETDTSQSIQSNEGAHRTRCPLQPSLSFPICRSKSTDPINDAILSKVHNGLSFMYYSSSTVPVSPLLDHAQSTLPNSLPKMISSPKSVGTNPKVRRRSASDSSCNSAFISGDLLSHVTLNPWVTPRPPAEGAETDDLIVTNIPLTGLEPAILIAPENEDSAEVFPFINSKPDDLNSPLTTGIDCQFPFDESVKPQVSSTVDAAQIDEAVEIFNSNDDGVETYTRTSVVDNSSNDNTTDGSIMRPIPQSSLVEKPDIDVPSSPIKKLLRRLSIKTLSEPDGPTPNIQDMTQDQVHKSDATKKELSPARVSSCSTSLLPIDDQATGSSSKIPSAENPRIISMTSQGAEEPIDACLTSEVHSSESLEAVAYRVGNLLIPKAEVCKETGGKSEFFLYSIQFDVQPVSPLQRDGSQTCDDSLSERQLVKRRHREFVNLHSRLDHNPELKASLKGLRDVPRRISFPLAPTAKPAIQQRRFSLQNYLQQLLAKPLLHSSTELREFLALEGNSHIEYVRHQPREYVPRIDKLLKHGMSGLVDTFKSALPRALSDQGSIPPISPPTSPIRKTKSSRSLSSSGSPRPGSPRPGSPTPGEEQDGIERMYTFGRRPKTTLQLAMDSIIQDHTRMKIATLSRNPSSDNDVASIGLRSEGDGSESPAQAVSETDSPLSPAQAVLETLPSNPGSVFGSEETPLFDAVMSLLGEALHNKESWFLDEGFQNVLTRLAGGPLDGWIERQVQLLFSEHWCAFYLSELRQLLWPDGKLLSASDVVRTEAEKAATKEEALESLVDLMPDSFYTFVDKQDWKDGLQLLLDSLGDPQLNRHLVFTALDLLMDSLIAEIQDEDFQKDLLSRV, from the exons ATGAATCTCCAGAAAGTGTCACAAGCAACGAGGAAAGTTGCCCAACACCTTCGTTGTTTGCTACAGGCGGACAATATTTGGACGGGAGTTTTATGCGTGTTGTCTTTCATGACATTACTTGCTGTTTTATCGCACGCTAGTGTTCCATTCATTTTCATTGCCGCACTGTGTGGAGGGGGATGGGCAACTTCGAGGGTGACTTCCCACGAATTTCAAGTTGGGAAGACCCGGGGAATTTTGCAGTTGATGCCTGATCTTGTGGACCGTTGCaaggaaaagagaaaagaatTCACTTTGCCAGGTGTTAATGAAAATTTAAAGCATTATTCGGTTAAGGAGTTTACCACCAGACACGGTGAAAAGGATGGAACAATTTTTCGAAATACACAGTGTTTACATACATTGCCAGTACCTGCCGTGCCTGTTTCACTGAAACTGACAGACACCGTCGATAAAGAACTGCAACATCTGTTGAAAAATGTCATGCTTGACTTTATCTCGTCTTGGTACGACGTTTACATCAGCGACCACAACCGCGGCTCTGAACTTTTCCTTGAGCATCTTCTCAAGACATCCATGAATCTTTGCAATCGTCTTGCGTCAATAGAGAAGAGGACTCTCGTCACAAAGTTGTTACTTGAGTTCCGAATCCACGTTTACCAATTCCGAAAAGCCACATCAAGTTTGAGGAAGCTACCAAATAAAAGAAACGGAAAGGAATTTGAACATGATAGCAGTAGTTTAGTTGCGTCCTATGAAATGATGTCGCTGTTACATCCTGCAATACAAGGAGCAGATATGGAAGCGGACTTTCTAAGGAGCACTATGGATATTCTGGTCAACTGTGCCGTTCCGAAGAGTGTAACCCAGTGTCGAGCGAGTACGGTAATTATCGTTGAAATTCTGACGTGCAATATTCTCTTGCCTCTTTTGGATCTGCTCTCCGATCCTGATTTTCTTTACCGACTCATCCTTCTGATTGTCTCAAGTTCTGTTTCAGAAGGCAGACCGAAGGCACCAGCAGAGAGTAATGATGGTAGTAAATGTAGTAAGCTAGAAAAACCTAATTACCAAAGTGAAGAAACGAACATTCCGATTCGATCGTCATACCACAATGGTCAGTCCCATCATTTAGAGACAGGTGTTACCGCATTGGCGGCAGATCCTACTGAACAGAACTTTCTTTTTAAGCAAACCCCTGCAACGGCTTGTAGTAACCCAGACACGACAAGCAAGAAACGATTACCTTTTGAAACTGATACATCACAGTCAATTCAAAGTAATGAAGGTGCTCATCGTACCAGATGTCCGCTACAGCCATCGTTATCCTTTCCAATTTGTCGATCTAAATCCACGGACCCTATTAATGACGCGATCCTTTCAAAAGTACATAATGGATTAAGCTTCATGTACTACTCATCGTCGACAGTTCCAGTCTCTCCATTATTGGATCACGCCCAATCAACATTACCAAATAGCCTTCCAAAGATGATCAGCTCTCCTAAGTCTGTCGGAACAAATCCTAAAGTTCGTCGACGGAGTGCCTCAGATTCCAGTTGTAATTCCGCATTCATTTCAGGAGATCTACTAAGCCATGTAACTCTGAATCCATGGGTCACGCCAAGACCTCCAGCGGAAGGTGCAGAAACTGATGATCTCATTGTAACAAATATCCCATTGACAGGTTTGGAACCTGCAATTCTAATAGCACCAGAGAACGAAGACTCTGCGGAGGTCTTTCCTTTCATCAATTCTAAGCCTGATGATCTGAATTCACCGCTAACAACAGGCATAGATTGCCAGTTTCCATTCGACGAAAGTGTAAAACCACAAGTAAGTTCTACTGTTGACGCGGCGCAAATTGATGAAGCTGTAGAAATCTTCAATAGCAATGATGATGGTGTTGAAACGTACACACGGACATCAGTTGTGGACAACAGTAGCAACGACAATACTACTGATGGGTCCATAATGCGTCCGATTCCACAATCAAGCTTAGTAGAGAAACCAGACATTGATGTGCCTTCATCACCCATTAAAAAGTTACTCAGACGACTCTCAATAAAGACCCTCTCTGAACCTGACGGCCCAACCCCAAATATTCAAGATATGACTCAAGATCAAGTTCACAAAAGTGATGCAACCAAGAAAGAACTCTCCCCAGCAAGAGTTTCAAGCTGCTCCACTTCATTGCTCCCAATCGACGATCAAGCAACAGGTAGTAGTTCAAAAATCCCATCTGCTGAAAACCCTAGGATAATTTCGATGACTTCACAAGGTGCAGAAGAGCCCATCGATGCATGTCTAACGTCTGAGGTGCATTCTTCAGAGAGTTTAGAAGCTGTGGCTTACCGAGTTGGCAATCTCCTCATTCCAAAAGCAGAGGTCTGTAAAGAGACTGGTGGAAAGAGTGAATTCTTCCTGTACTCAATACAG TTTGATGTGCAGCCAGTCTCTCCATTGCAACGTGATGGCTCACAAACCTGTGATGACTCTTTATCAGAACGGCAGCTTGTTAAGAGAAGACACAGGGAGTTTGTCAATCTCCACTCAAGGCTGGATCATAACCCTGAGCTTAAAGCTAGCTTGAAAG GGTTACGAGATGTCCCCAGGCGTATTTCTTTTCCCCTGGCACCAACAGCCAAACCAGCCATTCAGCAACGACGTTTTAGTCTTCAAAATTATCTCCAG CAATTGCTTGCAAAGCCTCTGCTACATTCCAGTACCGAATTGCGGGAATTCTTAGCCTTAGAAGGCAACTCGCACATAGAGTACGTCAGACATCAACCGAGAGAGTACGTCCCAAGGATAGACAAG CTGCTGAAGCATGGGATGTCGGGCTTAGTGGACACTTTCAAGTCGGCCCTGCCCAGAGCGTTGAGTGATCAAGGTTCCATTCCCCCCATAAGTCCGCCCACTTCACCCATTAGGAAGACGAAGTCGTCTAGGAGTCTCTCGTCCTCTGGGTCACCGAGGCCGGGCTCTCCAAGGCCGGGCTCTCCAACTCCTGGTGAAGAGCAGGACGGTATAGAGAGAATGTATACATTTGGCAGAAGACCCAAG ACAACACTTCAACTAGCAATGGATTCCATCATCCAAGATCACACCAGAATGAAAATTGCGACCCTCTCGAGAAACCCATCCTCTGACAACGATGTAGCTAGTATCGGCCTACGTTCAGAAGGAGACGGCTCCGAGTCTCCCGCCCAAGCTGTATCAGAAACAGACAGCCCCCTGTCTCCCGCCCAAGCTGTATTGGAAACATTGCCGAGTAACCCAGGCTCGGTGTTTGGTTCTGAGGAGACGCCTCTGTTTGATGCCGTTATGTCTTTACTTGGAGAGGCACTCCACAATAAGGAAtcttggtttcttgatgagggATTCCAGAATGTGTTGACCAGACTCGCTGGAGGCCCCTTGGATGG GTGGATAGAGCGACAAGTTCAGCTCCTATTCTCTGAACATTGGTGTGCCTTCTACCTGTCGGAGCTTCGTCAACTCCTATGGCCTGATGGGAAGTTACTTTCAGCCAGCGACGTTGTCAGGACGGAGGCGGAGAAGGCGGCCACCAAGGAAGAAGCTTTGGAGAGCCTCGTTGATCTTATGCCAG attCATTCTACACGTTTGTTGACAAACAAGACTGGAAGGATGGTCTCCAGCTACTACTTGACTCACTGGGAGATCCACAGCTTAACAG GCATCTTGTGTTCACTGCGTTGGATCTACTGATGGATTCGCTGATTGCTGAGATTCAAGACGAAGACTTTCAGAAAGACCTACTCTCCAGAGTGTAA